The Papaver somniferum cultivar HN1 chromosome 3, ASM357369v1, whole genome shotgun sequence genome includes a region encoding these proteins:
- the LOC113360630 gene encoding uncharacterized protein LOC113360630, translating into MQSGSDNVKSRLDMALVNGHWLQHYSNSKLFHIDAICSDHLPILLVINCDENQELKKWNISHYGNIDQKVFSLTDQLKQLNSNPYFIQNNEAIKISLEDLLVTHFKNISTTTNPILNNDFLNCTDNCITDEDNEKLLSPITLEEVKNTIKQMGPWTAPGTDGFPPGFYKQNLKLLENDVWEIVKSFFHSKHLLKEMNHTFISLIPKVNKLNSPADFRHISLCNYNYKIISKILVNRMKPLLSKLISPYQASYDPGRNIQNNVIIAHELVYTLKKKKDRCGIMGLKLDTSKAFDRVECPFLIVVLKKLASLTTGVSYDCLLFTKATHSETSNLMSLIKDFSSICGQMINFEKSACFFSKNVQPDHCVSLIRAMNVKKVELNEKYLGIPLFITRNRTESMSHLSTHHNSIVSNWKGKHLAQAGRSILVQHTLKSSSNYHMNSFLLPDSIINKMEQSQRDFWWGKNGHRGYYFRKWEKIYSHKLQGGLGFRNLKKMNLSLLAKTAWLLIHFPNDPWVKILRCKYFKICHPLYYKKLGVSLGFGPVFVMV; encoded by the exons ATGCAATCTGGGTCTGATAATGTAAAATCTAGACTTGACATGGCTCTTGTAAATGGTCATTGGCTGCAACATTATAGCAATTCCAAATTGTTTCATATTGATGCAATATGCTCTGATCACTTACCTATTCTTTTAGTTataaattgtgatgaaaatcaag AGCTTAAGAAATGGAACATTTCCCACTATGGTAATATTGATCAAAAAGTTTTCTCTTTAACTGATCAACTCAAGCAGCTGAATAGTAATCCTTATTTTATTCAGAACAATGAGGCCATAAA AATATCTCTTGAAGACCTTCTTGTTACTCATTTTAAGAACATTTCTACTACCACTAATCCTATCTTGAACAATGATTTCCTGAATTGCACTGATAACTGCATCACTGATGAGGACAATGAAAAACTTTTGAGTCCCATCACTCTGGAAGAGGTTAAGAATACTATCAAGCAAATGGGCCCATGGACTGCTCCTGGTACAGATGGGTTCCCTCCAGGTTTTTACAAACAAAACCTGAAATTGCTTGAAAATGATGTTTGGGAAATTGTTAAAAGTTTCTTTCACTCAAAACATCTCTTAAAAGAAATGAATCACACATTCATTTCCTTAATTCCTAAGGTGAACAAGCTTAATAGTCCTGCTGACTTTAGGCATATATCTCTTTGCAATTATAACTATAAAATCATCTCTAAGATTCTAGTGAATAGAATGAAACCATTACTTAGCAAACTAATATCACCATATCAGGCTTCTTATGATCCTGGTAGAAATATCCAAAACAATGTGATAATTGCTCATGAATTGGTTTAtactttgaagaaaaagaaggataGATGTGGTATCATGGGCCTTAAACTTGATACGTCTAAGGCTTTTGATAGAGTAGAATGTCCCTTCTTAATTGTTGTTCTTAAAAAATTGGCTTCTCTGACCACTGGTGTCAGTT atgactgtttGCTTTTTACCAAAGCAACTCACTCTGAAACTAGCAATCTCATGTCTTTGATTAAGGATTTTAGTAGTATTTGTGGTCAAATGATAAACTTTGAAAAATCTGCCTGTTTTTTCAGCAAAAATGTTCAGCCTGATCACTGTGTGTCCCTTATTAGAGCTATGAATGTTAAGAAAGTTGAGCTTAATGAAAAGTATCTTGGTATTCCCCTCTTTATCACTAGGAATAGAACTGAGAGCATGTCACATTTAAGTACTCATCATAACTCTATAGTTTCAAACTGGAAAGGAAAGCATCTGGCCCAAGCTGGTAGATCCATTCTTGTCCAGCATACTTTAAAGTCCTCTTCAAATTACCACATGAACTCTTTTCTTTTACCAGATTCCATCATTAATAAAATGGAGCAGTCCCAAAGGGACTTCTGGTGGGGTAAAAATGGTCACAGAGGTTACTATTTCAGGAAATGGGAAAAAATTTATTCTCATAAGTTACAGGGGGGATTAGGTTTTAGGAATCTGAAAAAGATGAATTTATCCCTTTTGGCTAAAACTGCTTGGCTTTTAATCCACTTTCCCAATGATCCGTGGGTTAAAATCCTAAGGTGTAAGTATTTCAAAATTTGCCATCCTTTGTATTATAAAAAACTTGGAGTCAGTCTTGGGTTTGGTCCAGTATTTGTCATGGTTTAG
- the LOC113362103 gene encoding oligosaccharyltransferase complex subunit OSTC-like, whose product MAKTMKLPSITLPTPMTVFSLVLLTYFLVVSGFVYDVIVEPPGIGSTQDRFTGVVRPVVFLPGRVNGQYIIEGLSSGFMFVLGGLGIILLDLGFDRNRDKSVKIFFVSVGIASVVIAYIMSMLFIRIKIPGYLK is encoded by the coding sequence ATGGCGAAAACCATGAAACTTCCATCTATTACACTCCCAACTCCAATGACAGTGTTCTCGTTAGTCTTATTAACTTATTTCTTAGTTGTATCAGGATTTGTATACGACGTAATTGTTGAACCTCCAGGGATTGGATCTACTCAAGATAGATTTACAGGTGTTGTTAGACCAGTTGTTTTCTTGCCTGGACGTGTTAACGGTCAGTACATAATTGAAGGGCTTTCATCTGGTTTTATGTTTGTTCTTGGTGGTCTTGGTATTATTCTCTTAGATCTTGGTTTTGATCGTAATCGTGATAAAAGTGTTAAGATCTTCTTCGTTTCAGTCGGGATTGCTTCTGTTGTTATTGCTTATATCATGAGTATGCTTTTTATTCGTATTAAAATTCCTGGTTATCTTAAATAA